The window ACGGGCAAAAGAGGATTATAGAGAACAGAAGATTCTTTATTTTAAACCATTAAGGCAGACGCATCCGAAGGTGCCCATGATCTTGTAAATACTAAGGTGATTAAGGAGTCACATCTCCTGTAAAAGTATCACTCGGTGACATACTTAACGTACAAACCACCACCAACGTTTACAGCCTGCTAATTTTGACTCCGTTCCAATGTTTACCCACTCGTCTGGTGATATCATAACTTGTCATTTGTGCCTCTTTTAAGTGTCACAACCATACATGTCGCAACTCTCATCTTAATTTTATTCAAGCACACATTATGTCCCCTCAGAAAAGAGCATCAGATGGGCCAGAGCCACCAGCAAAGAGGAGTAAGTCGTGAAAAAGGCTTCAAAATCTTCATTAACAACGTCAAACAgcccatcccttcttcacagGCGGCACGCCAAAAGAACATGGCAAATTCCACGCTTCCGACCCTGCTCTCATCCACTTTACTCATCTCGATCCTTTCGAATCTTTACCAAAGAACCCTTCCGAATCCATCGATCCTTCCGATCCGACATCTTCCCCAAAAAGGATCCCTGTAGCATTTTATGACCTCGACGGTACATTGGTCAAGACACGGTCAGGAAACGATTTCCCCAAAAGTCGAGATGATTGGATGTGGTGGCACCCTTTTGTCCCCGAAAAGCTAAAGCAAGAATGGGAAGCTGGGACGCATTTGGTCGTGATTTCGAATCAAGGGAGTAAGAAACCTAAAATCAAGAGTGAATGGCGGGCCAAGTTGCCTTTGATTGCAGCCAAGGTGCGTTTCCGGGTCTATCGCAATGATATGCCGTAAGTATACGTGCCAGGCTAATCTTTTGACGTTGCGTTTTTGGTACGTTTTCTTTtgatgggagaagatgccGAACAATGTCCCATTGCGCATCTTAGCCGCGACAGAACAAAACAATGTCTACCGAAAACCCAACATTGGCATGTTCCAAGCCATCACCGAACTCTATCGCACCCGTGGCCTGGAGATTGATATGGAGAAATCCATCTTTGTTGGGGATGCTGCCGGTAGATCTGCCCAAGGGTCACGGAAGAAAGACCACGGCAATACTGATTACAAGTTTGCTATCAATGTTGGACTGAGATTCGTCACACCGGAGGTACGCCCTTGTCatattttttttgtcttgaGAAATGGCCAAAGATTGACATTGTATTGTTGTAATGTTGTGATCCAAAGGAATATTTCCTAGgtcatcctcgtccttcttttcccgAGCCTCCTATCGGCTTCCGGCCACGCGACTTAGGCAGTCTCAACGCTCGTGAGCCCAACATACTCTCTTCCCCAGTCCCTCatccctccccctctctcATTTCCTGCCTGTCGGCACCTAAAAGCCAGACTGACGCTAACATTAGGCCATCAGTTCCACACATCGTCCCATCGCACACTCCTATCACTCGCAAGGCTGACCAGGAGGTAGAAATTGTCATCTTTGTGGGGTACCCGGCATCCGGCaaatcatccttcttccgcaAGCATTTCCAGCCCGTGGGTTACGTCCACATCAACCAAGATATCTTGCGGACAAGACAAAAATGTTTGAATGTGGCAGAAGAGGCGGTGAAGGGCGGAAAATCTGTTGTTATCGGTAAGCTGACGTTTTCAAGTTCAACTTTGGGCTTTTTCTGGGTATCCCGGGATAGAGCGATGTTTAGTGCAAGACTCTTTTGGTTCTGATCCCATAGGACGATGCACTGATGGAATGACTTCCTTAGATAACACGAACCGGAATCGAGAAACACGAGCCTATTGGGTATCCCTCGCCTCCAAGCTCAACGTCCCTATACGGTAAGGCGtctccccatctctctgGCTTTCCTCTCAGTTACTGATGCGGCTccaccctttccttcttgttcgACCTAACCCGACCCTAGATTATTTCACTTTCTCTGCCCTCCTGAATTGGCGAAACATAACAACCTTTACCGCGCGTACTATCCTCCCCCTGACGAACCTACCCGAGAGTTACTGCCATACATCGCCTTTGCCGGGTTTGAGACCGCATTTGAGGAGCCAAagacggaagaagggtttgaTGAAATTAGGACGGTGAATTTTCATTGGCAAGGAACGGAGgaacagaggaagaagtgggaTATGTATATTGAATAATatttggaggagggaaCGTCATTCACTTTAGAAAAGATAGATCGGCCAGCGCAGAGTATTTCTAGAATTTTTAAGACGAGTCATGCATGTTTCCGAGATAAAGTAGAGTTTCAAGTCACAAGCGCATCGGCTATGCATATATCTACGAAGCAAACCCTCCAAACGTCTCTCCACCCTTGACGACACCAAGATAAACTCCCAAAGTTCCTTTCCACTCGCCTTTTATGATTAACTGCTGTCTCGCTTCTCTCCTCCGTATACCTGATTGGAAGTTCGTCTTACTAGTCGTTACACACAAATGATAAAGATAGAGTACTATGAATAAGGTACTCCCTATATATAAGAGGTTCGCTGCCGTTCGATTAAACATATATCTATGATGCTAGAGAAAATAATCTATCCACAGAAAAGGAagcaaaaataaaaataaaataaagATGATCAAAAGTAACAATCGAAATGATTGAATAAAAAATAGCATTCTAGAGGGGGGTATGAATCctcaaaaaggaaatgcCGGGAGAGTGGGGGGAAGGCGGGAAAAGTATGGTGATACAAGAGGCGGAAAATGGATATCCCAAGGCATAAGGGGTGGCGATAAGGTGGGGAATGCTCTAAACTTGTCTCCTTCTAATATCGCATAATTTTTGGATCGTTTCAATCGAAGTAAGAGGCATACAAGGTCTCGGCCTTTTTTGAGTtaatggtgaagatgacagGACGGTGGGGTGATATATCGTCCGTGATTTCTAAGCTCTATAGAATGCAAGAGGGTTGAAATGCAGAGgacgaaagggaaaagaggttCGGGATCTTTATTGGT of the Cryptococcus tetragattii IND107 chromosome 2, whole genome shotgun sequence genome contains:
- a CDS encoding polynucleotide kinase 3'-phosphatase; translated protein: MSPQKRASDGPEPPAKRTHPFFTGGTPKEHGKFHASDPALIHFTHLDPFESLPKNPSESIDPSDPTSSPKRIPVAFYDLDGTLVKTRSGNDFPKSRDDWMWWHPFVPEKLKQEWEAGTHLVVISNQGSKKPKIKSEWRAKLPLIAAKMPNNVPLRILAATEQNNVYRKPNIGMFQAITELYRTRGLEIDMEKSIFVGDAAGRSAQGSRKKDHGNTDYKFAINVGLRFVTPEEYFLGHPRPSFPEPPIGFRPRDLGSLNALPHIVPSHTPITRKADQEVEIVIFVGYPASGKSSFFRKHFQPVGYVHINQDILRTRQKCLNVAEEAVKGGKSVVIDNTNRNRETRAYWVSLASKLNVPIRLFHFLCPPELAKHNNLYRAYYPPPDEPTRELLPYIAFAGFETAFEEPKTEEGFDEIRTVNFHWQGTEEQRKKWDMYIE